A stretch of the Ostrea edulis chromosome 9, xbOstEdul1.1, whole genome shotgun sequence genome encodes the following:
- the LOC130050578 gene encoding uncharacterized protein F54H12.2-like, producing the protein MMHRESCACGTDSLELFKVPPTNVTLEDSKWMEYYPISSTLNSDTAPIEFEIKGQGDEYLDLSQSYLQMVCKFTKANGTNLAGGHSTSTPVNNILHSLFSEIDVSLNGKVITPGTDTYPYKAYLEKLLSYAPKTLETQMRACSLWEKDTAGHMDEVKLEALAQTPVEFAVVNNKVNIAAVIPTPEYPDDSKNVGLRKRHEKITDSKEIVLMDRLHLDLFEQEKCLPNGVDVRLRFNRARPQFYMMTAAGSSGKVVIQSMILWVRKVKPVPSIINLINQQLSTQTAKYPLRRVEVKTFTIPSGTQSKITDHLFQGQMPKLIVLGQDWAPDITLEEYKNGYTLWCVDFTKDQEAQTDKFHLIQTGNLRVEVQFAANVARTLNCVVYAVFDNLLEINKQREVSIDY; encoded by the exons ATGATGCACCGAGAATCTTGCGCTTGTGGCACCGACAGTTTAGAACTGTTTAAAGTGCCTCCGACCAACGTCACTTTAGAAGATTCGAAATGGATGGAATATTACCCCATTTCCAGTACCCTCAACTCGGATACGGCTccgattgaatttgaaatcaaaggacaaggagatgaatatctggatttatcTCAATCGTATCTCCAGATGGTCTGTAAATTCACGAAAGCCAATGGAACGAATCTCGCAGGAGGCCATTCGACCTCCACCCCCGTGAATAACATTCTCCATTCCTTGTTCAGTGAAATCGATGTCAGTCTCAATGGAAAAGTCATTACCCCGGGGACGGATACTTATCCCTACAAAGCGTATCTGGAGAAATTGTTGTCTTATGCACCCAAGACTCTGGAAACCCAGATGAGAGCCTGTAGCTTGTGGGAAAAAGATACGGCAGGACATATGGATGAGGTCAAATTAGAAGCTCTGGCTCAAACTCCTGTGGAATTTGCAGTAGTGAATAACAAAGTCAACATCGCGGCCGTCATCCCGACTCCCGAGTATCCGGATGATTCCAAGAATGTAGGGTTGAGAAAACGTCACGAGAAGATTACAGACAGTAAGGAGATCGTGTTGATGGATCGATTACATCTGGATTTGTTTGAGCAAGAGAAATGTCTCCCTAATGGCGTGGATGTCCGTCTCCGATTCAATCGCGCTCGACCCCAGTTCTACATGATGACCGCTGCCGGGAGTAGTGGGAAAGTGGTCATTCAAAGTATGATCTTGTGGGTGAGGAAAGTCAAACCTGTGCCGAGTATCATTAATCTCATCAATCAGCAACTGAGTACTCAAACGGCGAAATATCCATTGAGACGTGTGGAAGTGAAAACCTTCACCATTCCTAGTGGCACCCAGTCTAAAATCACCGATCATCTGTTTCAAGGACAGATGCCTAAACTGATCGTGTTGG GCCAGGACTGGGCTCCGGACATTACCCTGGAAGAGTATAAAAACGGTTACACCCTCTGGTGTGTGGATTTCACGAAAGATCAAGAAGCCCAGacggataaatttcatctcatacagaCGGGGAACTTGAGAGTGGAAGTGCAATTTGCCGCCAACGTGGCCAGGACCTTAAACTGTGTGGTGTATGCCGTGTTCGACAATCTGctagaaatcaacaaacaacgaGAAGTCAGTATCGATTActaa